One Pseudomonas rhizophila DNA window includes the following coding sequences:
- a CDS encoding extracellular solute-binding protein, with amino-acid sequence MLAPKRLLSVLALTLIGATAAQAADEVVVYSSRIDELIKPVFDAYTKKTGVSVKFITDKEAPLMQRIKAEGENATADLLLTVDAGNLWQAEQMGILQPFTSKVIDANIPAQYRASSHAWTGLSLRARTIVYSTDRVKPSELTTYEALAGKEWEGRLCLRTSKKVYNQSLTATLIETHGAEKTEEIIKGWVKNLSTDVFSDDTALLEAINAGQCDVGIVNTYYFGRLHQQKPDLKVKLFWPNQADRGVHINLSGIGLTKYAPHPEAAKKLVEWMTTPEAQNIFADVNQEFPANPNVEPSKEVAAWGKFKADTLPVEVAGKRQAEAIRLMDRAGWN; translated from the coding sequence ATGTTGGCACCCAAGCGTCTGCTGTCCGTCCTCGCCTTGACCCTGATCGGCGCTACCGCCGCCCAGGCTGCCGATGAGGTAGTGGTCTACTCCTCGCGTATCGATGAGCTGATCAAGCCGGTTTTCGATGCCTACACCAAAAAGACGGGCGTCTCGGTGAAGTTCATCACCGACAAGGAAGCGCCATTGATGCAGCGGATCAAGGCCGAGGGTGAAAACGCCACCGCCGACCTGCTGTTGACCGTCGATGCCGGCAACCTCTGGCAGGCCGAGCAGATGGGGATTCTCCAACCGTTCACTTCCAAGGTGATCGACGCCAACATCCCGGCCCAATACCGCGCGTCTTCCCACGCCTGGACCGGCCTGAGCCTGCGGGCGCGGACCATTGTCTACTCCACCGACCGGGTCAAACCGAGCGAACTGACCACCTATGAAGCCCTGGCGGGTAAAGAGTGGGAAGGCCGCCTGTGCCTGCGCACTTCGAAGAAGGTCTACAACCAGTCCCTGACCGCCACCCTGATCGAAACCCACGGCGCGGAAAAAACCGAAGAAATCATCAAGGGCTGGGTCAAGAACCTGTCCACCGATGTGTTCTCCGATGACACGGCACTGCTTGAAGCCATCAATGCCGGGCAGTGCGACGTCGGTATCGTCAACACTTACTACTTCGGTCGCCTGCACCAGCAGAAGCCGGACCTGAAGGTCAAGCTGTTCTGGCCGAACCAGGCCGACCGTGGCGTGCACATCAATCTCTCGGGCATCGGCCTGACCAAGTACGCACCGCACCCGGAAGCCGCGAAGAAACTGGTGGAGTGGATGACCACGCCCGAAGCCCAGAACATCTTTGCCGACGTGAACCAGGAGTTCCCGGCCAATCCGAACGTGGAGCCTTCCAAGGAAGTCGCCGCCTGGGGCAAGTTCAAGGCTGACACCCTGCCGGTTGAAGTGGCGGGTAAACGCCAGGCCGAAGCTATCCGCTTGATGGATCGCGCTGGCTGGAACTAA
- a CDS encoding ABC transporter permease, translating to MTHPVQRRWYPLVFAIAALVLLPLSVLLLSWQNIDQQIWSHLWDTQMPRLLGNTLTLIVGVGVGVTLLGVSLAWLTSLCEFPGRRWLDWALMLPFAIPAYVLAFVFVGLLDFAGPVQTLMREWFGSNLRLPRVRSTGGVILVLVLVFYPYVYLLARSAFLAQGKGLMEAARVLGQSPWQAFWRVALPVARPAIGAGVALALMETLADFGAVSVFNFDTFTTAIYKTWYGFFSLSSAAQLASLLLLAVMLVLYGERRARGAQRASNERPRVKALYHLRGLKAVAASGWCALVFACAFVIPMLQLLVWFWQRGRFDLDERYAGLIVHTLYLGGLAALVTVCVALLLAFARRLAPTRPIRAGVGLANLGYALPGSVLAVSIMLAFSYLDRELVIPLSTLLGGAGKPLLLGSLSALLLAYLVRFLAVAYGPLESSLARIRPSLPEAARSLGVSGPRLFFKVYLPLLLPGTLSAALLVFVDVLKEMPATLLMRPFGWDTLAVRIFEMTSEGEWARAALPALTLVLVGLLPVIGLIRRSAHRNS from the coding sequence TTGACCCACCCCGTCCAACGCCGCTGGTACCCTCTGGTTTTTGCTATCGCCGCGCTGGTGCTGTTGCCCTTGAGCGTCCTGCTGCTGTCCTGGCAAAACATCGATCAGCAAATCTGGTCCCACCTGTGGGATACCCAGATGCCACGCTTGTTGGGCAACACCCTGACGCTGATTGTCGGTGTGGGTGTCGGTGTAACGTTGCTGGGCGTCAGCCTTGCCTGGCTCACCAGCCTGTGTGAGTTCCCCGGGCGACGCTGGCTCGACTGGGCGTTAATGTTGCCGTTTGCGATTCCGGCCTACGTGCTGGCGTTTGTCTTCGTGGGCCTGCTGGACTTTGCCGGTCCGGTGCAGACATTGATGCGCGAATGGTTCGGCAGCAACCTGCGCCTGCCCCGGGTACGCTCCACCGGCGGAGTGATCCTGGTGCTGGTCCTGGTCTTTTACCCTTACGTTTATTTGCTGGCGCGAAGTGCGTTCCTGGCCCAAGGCAAGGGATTGATGGAAGCGGCCCGGGTGCTCGGGCAGTCGCCGTGGCAGGCGTTCTGGCGAGTGGCGTTGCCGGTGGCCCGACCGGCCATTGGTGCCGGCGTGGCGCTGGCGTTGATGGAAACCCTGGCGGATTTCGGCGCGGTGTCGGTGTTCAACTTCGACACCTTCACCACGGCCATCTACAAAACCTGGTACGGCTTCTTCAGCCTCTCCAGCGCCGCGCAACTGGCCAGCCTGTTGCTGCTGGCGGTGATGCTGGTGCTTTACGGCGAACGCCGCGCCCGAGGCGCCCAGCGGGCGAGCAACGAGCGACCCCGGGTCAAGGCGCTTTATCACTTGCGCGGTCTCAAGGCGGTGGCGGCCAGCGGCTGGTGCGCCCTGGTGTTTGCCTGCGCATTTGTTATTCCGATGCTGCAACTGCTGGTGTGGTTCTGGCAGCGCGGCCGGTTCGATCTGGATGAGCGTTATGCCGGGCTGATCGTCCATACCCTCTATCTGGGTGGGCTGGCGGCACTGGTCACCGTTTGCGTCGCCTTGCTGTTGGCCTTCGCTCGGCGTCTGGCGCCGACCCGTCCCATTCGCGCCGGTGTTGGCCTGGCGAACCTGGGCTACGCCTTGCCCGGTTCGGTGCTGGCGGTATCGATCATGCTTGCCTTCAGCTATCTGGACCGCGAACTGGTCATCCCCCTGTCAACGCTACTTGGCGGTGCCGGCAAACCGTTGCTGTTGGGCAGCCTGTCGGCCCTGCTGCTGGCCTATCTGGTGCGCTTTTTGGCCGTGGCCTACGGTCCACTGGAAAGCAGCCTCGCGCGAATCCGTCCTTCTTTGCCTGAAGCAGCACGCAGCCTTGGGGTCAGTGGGCCGCGACTGTTTTTCAAAGTGTATCTGCCGTTGCTGTTGCCGGGCACCTTGAGTGCGGCGTTGCTGGTGTTCGTCGATGTGCTCAAGGAAATGCCCGCGACCCTGCTGATGCGCCCGTTTGGCTGGGACACGCTGGCGGTGCGGATCTTTGAAATGACCAGTGAAGGGGAGTGGGCCCGGGCCGCGTTACCGGCGCTGACCCTGGTGCTGGTGGGGTTGTTGCCGGTCATCGGATTGATACGACGCTCGGCCCATCGAAACAGCTAG